A portion of the Paucilactobacillus hokkaidonensis JCM 18461 genome contains these proteins:
- a CDS encoding MarR family winged helix-turn-helix transcriptional regulator, translating into MASSDELLNKAISLYMSTLKSLDSFISEPAAKYHLSFEQYLILHDVANEKKIMLMDIAENRQVTRSAISRQIKVLLRHKYIYQRADPHDRRRLFLHLTKTGKAVEAEISANVTKRFAGWVDVFGEDKAQEILDFIEDFDRKIIKSDEK; encoded by the coding sequence ATGGCTTCATCAGATGAACTATTAAACAAGGCAATTAGTCTTTATATGTCAACACTAAAGTCGTTGGATAGTTTTATTTCTGAACCAGCAGCTAAGTACCATTTGTCATTTGAACAGTACTTAATTTTACACGATGTTGCAAATGAAAAAAAGATTATGTTAATGGATATTGCTGAAAATAGGCAAGTGACGCGTAGTGCTATTTCACGGCAAATCAAGGTATTATTGCGACATAAATATATTTATCAACGAGCTGATCCACATGATCGACGTAGATTATTTTTACATTTAACTAAAACAGGCAAGGCAGTTGAAGCTGAAATTAGTGCAAATGTTACGAAACGGTTTGCTGGATGGGTTGATGTGTTTGGGGAAGATAAAGCACAAGAAATATTAGACTTTATTGAGGACTTTGATCGTAAAATTATTAAATCGGACGAAAAATAA
- a CDS encoding Cof-type HAD-IIB family hydrolase has translation MIKMVALDLDGTLLTSDKKISERNERELRELATQGIKVVLCTGRPINAIWPYIEQLGLTNVDDFTITFNGALVIQNPQRQILTEQGITKEQLALLHDFGAEHKFPLDVLDFESVYPLTDLTPSVYQQMLNAKIEFIPTDFQQLAEHPYSKAVMASQPEVLDQAFAELTPEMFEHYHVVRSQPKILEFLDHDMDKAVGLKALLAHYGWTFENLMTFGDAENDLGMLKAAQVGVVMDNGLPAIEEQGTDVTLNNDEDGVAVFLEKYFN, from the coding sequence ATGATTAAAATGGTTGCACTGGATTTAGATGGAACGCTATTAACCAGTGATAAGAAAATAAGTGAACGTAACGAACGCGAATTGAGGGAGTTAGCAACCCAGGGGATTAAGGTTGTTTTATGTACTGGTCGGCCAATTAATGCCATTTGGCCGTATATTGAACAGTTAGGGTTAACTAATGTTGATGATTTTACAATTACGTTTAACGGTGCACTAGTGATTCAAAATCCACAACGACAAATATTAACTGAACAAGGGATTACCAAGGAACAGTTAGCATTATTGCATGATTTCGGAGCTGAACATAAGTTTCCGCTTGATGTGTTGGATTTTGAATCGGTATATCCATTAACAGATTTGACGCCATCTGTTTATCAACAAATGTTAAATGCCAAGATTGAATTTATTCCAACTGATTTTCAACAATTAGCAGAGCACCCATATAGTAAGGCGGTTATGGCAAGTCAACCGGAAGTGCTGGATCAAGCTTTTGCAGAGTTAACGCCTGAAATGTTTGAGCATTATCACGTTGTTCGTTCTCAGCCTAAAATCCTAGAGTTCCTAGATCATGACATGGATAAGGCTGTGGGGTTAAAGGCTTTGTTGGCCCATTATGGTTGGACATTTGAAAATTTAATGACATTCGGGGATGCTGAAAATGACTTAGGAATGTTGAAAGCTGCTCAAGTTGGAGTTGTCATGGATAATGGTTTGCCTGCAATTGAAGAGCAAGGAACTGACGTTACATTGAACAATGATGAAGATGGCGTTGCTGTCTTCTT